GTGTGGCCGACCAGAAGGCCGGCCTTCTCTCCCGCGCAGAAGAGATTATCCATCCCGATCACCTTCAGGCTATCCTCACGAGGGGCCATGCCGATATACCGGATGGAGTTCCCCAGGCCGCCCGCATAGGGGTCTTCGTAACGGGCATTTTCAAAACCGGGAATGCGGCGAAGCGCTTCCAGGGGGAAGAAAGGGACCATCAACTTGGCATGGCCGGTATCGAGCAGGACGAGATTCTCCTCAAACTCGGGCAAGGCATATTGCTGGCAAGCCTTGATGGCAAGCCTCTCCCCCGACCGGTCGGAGGGCGGGATGGGGACGATGAGCACTCCCTCTTTGTCAAGGGCAGAGACGATCTGGCGGGAGAGGGACTCTTTGAAGAGTTTGCACGAGCCGCTCATGGCCCCGATCTGGCTTCCCTTCCGACCGACGAGCTCGGTCACCCCTGCTCTGGCCGTGAGGCTGATGCGTCCACCAAAAGAGGGGCAGCGGAGAATACACATGGCGCAGCCATTGCCGTATTTCTGGCAATTGACGGAGGGACCCGCGGTTCCTGTTGCATCGACGAAGGCATCGGCCACGAAACGGATCTTCTCCTCTCCTCTTTTCCCGGAGATGGCCTTCAGTCGGTTGCCTTCCCTCTCCACCTCCTCGATTCGAGTCGAAAGGTGGAGGGTGATCCCTCTCTGGAGAAGAAGCCTTTTGACCAGGGGTTCCATGGTGGCCACATTGTAGAGCGAGGCGTGCCGATGCCCTGGAAATTCAATATCCCGATGGAGGGTGTTCAGGTCGATGAGCTCAAAGAGGTCGCCCCCTCCCATGGCGATCATCTCTTCGGCGGCAGTGAACCGGCCGTTGTTGCGCATGATCCCTCCGACCAGCCCTGTTCCCAGGAGCATATCGGTTCGCTCAACAAGAAA
The sequence above is drawn from the Thermodesulfobacteriota bacterium genome and encodes:
- a CDS encoding FAD-dependent oxidoreductase, whose protein sequence is MRVGVVGGGWAGCAAALSARKQGAEVFLVERTDMLLGTGLVGGIMRNNGRFTAAEEMIAMGGGDLFELIDLNTLHRDIEFPGHRHASLYNVATMEPLVKRLLLQRGITLHLSTRIEEVEREGNRLKAISGKRGEEKIRFVADAFVDATGTAGPSVNCQKYGNGCAMCILRCPSFGGRISLTARAGVTELVGRKGSQIGAMSGSCKLFKESLSRQIVSALDKEGVLIVPIPPSDRSGERLAIKACQQYALPEFEENLVLLDTGHAKLMVPFFPLEALRRIPGFENARYEDPYAGGLGNSIRYIGMAPREDSLKVIGMDNLFCAGEKAGLLVGHTEAIVTGTLAGFNAVRHIRREKPLLLPESVAVGDAIAYVRKRMETEEGLGLKYTFSGSVYFERMKEKSLYTTEVREIEKRVDQAGLTGIFSN